The Clostridiaceae bacterium HFYG-1003 genome includes a window with the following:
- a CDS encoding M20 family metallopeptidase, with protein MSITKTEIMEQASRRSSELIELTSQLIRINSENPTGSQRPVIDFVKQYLEDSGIAATEIAANDEFPCILAKIGSDEGYSIILNGHVDVVPAGDLSKWEFDPFGGEVTEKRILGRGTSDMKAGVAGILFAMRLLNESGAELTGNVRLHIVSDEESGGQYGTKWLLTEGHADGADACIVAEPTSNYTIEIGQKGSNELILKAHGTPAHGSLGNYKGDNAILKLGKVLSHIGELHEIQGKFPQEEAQALKNSRLIAADKLETPGIENVIDHVTASVGLISGGTKLNVVPDYCEARVDIRLPIGADEAEVEAKIQSIIAQSGALDVEYEITWKATGNYTPINAPIVQTVKKHAEALWHIDVLPAYQWASSDARYYREMGIQTIQYGPSNTEGIHSYNETVDIEDVLNASQIYLMSLCDLLGVN; from the coding sequence GTGAGTATAACTAAAACTGAAATCATGGAACAAGCCAGCCGAAGGAGCAGCGAACTCATCGAATTGACATCGCAGCTCATCCGGATCAACAGTGAGAACCCAACGGGATCTCAGCGGCCGGTCATTGACTTTGTCAAACAATATCTGGAAGACTCCGGCATCGCGGCCACCGAGATCGCTGCCAATGATGAATTCCCCTGTATCCTTGCGAAAATTGGTTCGGACGAGGGCTACAGCATTATTTTAAACGGTCATGTCGATGTGGTCCCCGCCGGGGATTTATCGAAGTGGGAGTTTGATCCCTTCGGCGGTGAAGTCACGGAGAAGCGGATCCTTGGCCGGGGGACGTCGGATATGAAAGCCGGGGTAGCCGGGATCCTCTTTGCCATGCGTCTCTTGAATGAATCGGGGGCCGAGCTGACCGGGAACGTCCGTCTGCACATCGTCTCCGATGAAGAGTCGGGCGGGCAGTATGGTACGAAATGGCTCCTGACCGAGGGTCATGCCGATGGCGCTGATGCCTGTATCGTGGCGGAGCCCACATCGAATTACACCATTGAGATCGGCCAGAAGGGATCCAATGAACTGATCTTAAAAGCTCACGGCACACCGGCCCACGGCAGCCTGGGCAACTATAAGGGGGACAATGCCATCCTGAAACTGGGGAAGGTTCTCTCTCACATCGGCGAACTCCATGAGATTCAGGGTAAATTCCCCCAGGAAGAAGCCCAGGCCCTCAAAAACTCGCGATTGATTGCCGCCGACAAACTGGAAACCCCGGGGATCGAAAATGTCATCGACCATGTCACAGCCAGTGTCGGCCTTATCAGCGGCGGCACTAAATTAAACGTCGTGCCGGATTACTGTGAAGCCCGGGTTGATATCCGGCTCCCCATCGGGGCCGATGAGGCCGAGGTCGAAGCGAAGATCCAAAGCATCATCGCCCAGAGCGGAGCGCTGGATGTGGAGTATGAGATCACCTGGAAGGCCACGGGCAACTATACGCCAATCAACGCCCCCATTGTCCAGACGGTCAAAAAACATGCCGAGGCACTCTGGCACATCGATGTTCTGCCAGCTTATCAGTGGGCGTCCAGTGATGCGCGCTATTATCGTGAAATGGGGATCCAGACCATCCAGTACGGACCGTCCAACACGGAAGGGATCCATTCCTACAACGAGACAGTGGATATCGAAGACGTTCTGAACGCCAGTCAAATCTACTTAATGTCCTTATGTGACCTGTTAGGTGTGAATTAA
- a CDS encoding DUF1177 domain-containing protein has protein sequence MIIKQIMEVYELVDTATASGNDLKKYLESYGAKNVVVKTITGDKGKTDFIRVAIPGKNGRSKGGSAPTLGVLGRLGGIGARPERIGMVSDGDGALVALAVAAKLLDMQNKGDHLDGDVVVSTHICPDAPTQPHKPVAFMDSPVDMATVNQEEVNGDLDAILSVDTTKGNRVINHCGFAISPTVKEGYILKVSDQLLDIMQTTTGKFPVVFPLSIQDITPYGNGVYHLNSILQPATATKAPVVGIAITTESAVPGCATGASNPFDLEQAGRFVLEVAKEFGRHNCNFYDEAEFGHLLELYGELHQFQTLGRSLVRA, from the coding sequence ATGATTATTAAGCAGATCATGGAAGTATATGAGCTGGTGGACACGGCAACGGCCAGCGGCAACGATTTAAAAAAATATCTGGAGAGTTACGGTGCGAAGAATGTGGTCGTTAAGACCATCACGGGGGATAAAGGCAAGACCGATTTTATCCGGGTGGCGATCCCCGGGAAAAACGGCCGGTCCAAGGGCGGCTCCGCCCCGACCTTAGGCGTACTGGGACGGCTAGGCGGCATCGGTGCCCGCCCGGAGCGCATCGGCATGGTCTCTGATGGTGACGGGGCCCTGGTTGCCCTGGCTGTTGCGGCAAAGCTCCTGGATATGCAGAATAAAGGGGATCACCTGGACGGGGATGTCGTGGTTTCAACCCACATTTGCCCGGATGCACCGACGCAGCCCCATAAACCGGTTGCGTTCATGGATTCTCCGGTGGATATGGCCACGGTAAACCAGGAAGAAGTCAACGGCGATCTGGATGCCATTCTGTCGGTGGATACGACCAAGGGCAACCGGGTCATCAATCACTGCGGCTTTGCCATCTCCCCCACGGTGAAAGAGGGGTATATCTTAAAAGTCAGTGACCAGCTCTTAGACATCATGCAGACGACGACGGGAAAGTTCCCGGTGGTTTTCCCGCTGAGCATCCAGGACATCACCCCCTACGGCAATGGGGTGTATCACCTGAACAGCATCCTCCAGCCGGCGACGGCGACCAAAGCCCCGGTAGTGGGGATCGCCATCACCACGGAATCGGCCGTGCCGGGATGTGCCACCGGTGCCAGCAATCCGTTTGACCTGGAGCAGGCCGGACGCTTTGTCCTGGAAGTCGCCAAAGAATTCGGCCGGCACAATTGCAA